Proteins encoded in a region of the Mycobacterium branderi genome:
- a CDS encoding alpha/beta hydrolase has product MAVDPQIAGMLKALDAGFPRVETMTGAQAREAIRARFVGAANPETVGSVCDETIPGGIPVRIYRPAVDSALPILVYAHGGGFVFCDLDSHDELCRSIANLLPAVVVSVDYRLAPEHRWPAAAEDIYAATHWAGTAKDLGDVTRIVVGGDSAGGNLAAVTAVMARDRGGPPLAGQLLVYPMLAADFDTESYRLFGNGFYNPRPALQWYWDQYVPSPVDRRHPYASPLQADLTGLPPAVVVIAGHDPLRDEGIAFVRALMAAGVDTVCCRYDGGIHGFMTMPMLDLAQQARVEVCGELSRLLAPEVSPRACS; this is encoded by the coding sequence ATGGCCGTCGACCCTCAGATCGCGGGCATGCTCAAGGCGCTCGACGCCGGCTTCCCACGCGTGGAAACGATGACCGGTGCTCAAGCGCGGGAAGCTATTCGGGCTCGATTTGTCGGTGCGGCGAACCCGGAGACAGTCGGGTCGGTGTGCGACGAAACCATCCCCGGCGGCATCCCCGTTCGCATCTATCGACCTGCCGTAGATTCGGCCCTACCGATCCTGGTGTACGCCCATGGCGGCGGGTTCGTGTTCTGCGACCTCGACAGCCACGACGAGCTGTGTCGCAGCATCGCGAACCTTCTTCCGGCCGTGGTGGTTTCGGTGGACTACCGGCTGGCACCGGAGCACCGGTGGCCAGCGGCTGCTGAAGACATCTATGCGGCGACGCACTGGGCGGGCACCGCGAAAGACCTCGGGGATGTCACCCGCATCGTGGTCGGTGGAGACAGTGCCGGCGGCAACCTGGCAGCGGTGACCGCGGTGATGGCGCGCGACCGTGGTGGGCCGCCACTGGCCGGCCAATTGCTCGTGTATCCGATGCTGGCGGCCGACTTCGACACCGAGTCCTATCGACTGTTCGGCAACGGCTTTTACAACCCGCGTCCCGCGCTGCAGTGGTACTGGGATCAATACGTGCCCTCCCCGGTCGATCGTCGGCATCCCTACGCGTCGCCGCTGCAGGCTGATTTGACCGGGCTGCCGCCGGCGGTCGTAGTGATCGCCGGTCACGACCCGTTGCGCGACGAGGGAATCGCGTTCGTCCGGGCCCTGATGGCGGCGGGTGTGGACACGGTGTGCTGCCGCTACGACGGCGGCATCCACGGCTTCATGACGATGCCGATGTTGGACTTGGCTCAGCAGGCGCGCGTAGAGGTCTGCGGCGAGCTGTCTCGACTACTGGCGCCGGAAGTTTCGCCCCGAGCCTGTAGCTAG
- a CDS encoding IclR family transcriptional regulator: MSVTVEPATPSAVIDRVSLVLDAFDGPGRLNLAQIVRRTGLPRSSAHRMLERLVQLRWLRRNGRDYELGMRLVELGSLAVHQDRLHRAAVSLLHDLHRVTGLVVHLAVLDGADVVYLEKIGDRMTAAIPSRVGGRQPAHCTAVGKAILAYNDSADAADLGNRKTRYSISSSAQLTAELAKVRARGVAFDREESVPGFGCVAAPIGDPGEAIAAVSICGPMSRMMFDQRMVAPVRMAAMGIWHNVEDGPQRVAPTLQQIRPLRVGPTPRALPREPALQYA, translated from the coding sequence GTGAGCGTGACCGTGGAACCCGCTACCCCCAGTGCCGTCATCGATCGGGTGTCGTTGGTACTGGATGCCTTTGACGGACCGGGTCGGCTGAACCTGGCCCAGATCGTGCGCCGCACAGGTCTGCCGCGCTCGTCAGCACATCGGATGCTCGAGCGGCTGGTGCAGCTGCGGTGGCTGCGTCGAAACGGTCGCGACTACGAACTCGGCATGCGGCTGGTCGAACTCGGATCGCTGGCCGTTCACCAGGACCGGCTGCACCGCGCGGCAGTCTCACTGCTGCACGATCTGCACCGCGTCACGGGGCTGGTGGTCCATCTGGCGGTGCTGGACGGCGCCGACGTCGTGTACCTGGAGAAGATCGGCGACCGGATGACCGCCGCGATCCCCAGCCGTGTCGGCGGACGTCAGCCGGCGCACTGCACAGCGGTAGGCAAAGCGATCCTGGCGTACAACGACAGCGCGGACGCCGCCGATCTCGGCAACCGCAAGACCAGGTACTCGATCAGCAGTTCGGCGCAGCTGACCGCCGAATTGGCCAAGGTTCGCGCCCGCGGGGTGGCGTTCGACCGAGAGGAGTCGGTGCCCGGATTCGGCTGTGTCGCAGCGCCGATCGGCGATCCGGGGGAGGCTATCGCCGCGGTGTCGATTTGCGGGCCGATGAGCCGGATGATGTTCGATCAGCGGATGGTCGCGCCGGTGCGGATGGCCGCAATGGGCATCTGGCACAACGTGGAAGACGGTCCGCAGCGGGTGGCGCCGACGCTGCAGCAGATACGCCCGTTGCGGGTGGGGCCGACGCCGCGTGCCCTGCCACGCGAACCCGCCCTGCAGTACGCATGA
- a CDS encoding FAD-dependent oxidoreductase, which translates to MTSGADVHPVPAASVTSWDHEADVVVAGYGVAGAAAAVEAARSGADVLVLERTGSWGGAAAMAGGFIYLGGGTPLQKACGFDDSADNMAAFLNVAMGPGADESRIADYCAGSIDHFNWHVDCGVPFKAEFFAEPGWEPMGDQGLMYSGGENSYPFNTIATPAPRGHVPQMSNKKQGEASAGYMLMKPLVESATAAGTRAVYDVRVQRLIVESDGRVVGMCARQYGNEVTVRARRGVVLAMGSFAYNDAMVAQYAPRIAGRPAASIEQHDGQAIRMAQALGADLAHMDATEVAIFIDPQQLVRGILVNGRGQRYVAEDTYPGRIGQLTLYQQDNTAYLVIDEAGQNEAMASLSPKLMLRQPTWVCETIAELEIEMGLAPGSLQATVAAYNDGAARGEDPLLHKKPEWLRPIGSPVGAIDLRESTGGFTLGGLKTTLDSEVLHVSGEPIPGLYAAGRCTAGLAAWGYASGISLGDGSFYGRRAGRAAANA; encoded by the coding sequence ATGACGTCCGGCGCCGACGTCCATCCCGTCCCGGCCGCGTCCGTCACCTCTTGGGACCATGAGGCCGACGTGGTCGTGGCCGGATACGGCGTGGCCGGCGCGGCCGCGGCGGTCGAAGCCGCGCGCTCCGGCGCTGATGTCCTGGTGCTCGAACGCACCGGCTCCTGGGGCGGCGCGGCGGCCATGGCGGGTGGGTTCATCTATCTCGGCGGCGGCACGCCGCTGCAAAAGGCTTGCGGCTTCGACGATTCCGCCGACAACATGGCGGCGTTTTTGAACGTCGCGATGGGACCGGGAGCCGACGAGAGCCGCATCGCTGACTACTGCGCCGGCAGCATCGATCACTTCAACTGGCATGTCGACTGCGGCGTGCCGTTCAAAGCGGAGTTCTTCGCCGAGCCCGGCTGGGAGCCGATGGGCGACCAGGGCCTGATGTACAGCGGCGGCGAGAACTCCTACCCGTTCAACACCATTGCCACTCCCGCCCCGCGCGGCCACGTGCCCCAGATGTCGAACAAAAAGCAGGGCGAGGCCAGCGCCGGCTACATGCTGATGAAGCCGCTCGTGGAGAGCGCAACCGCGGCGGGGACACGAGCGGTCTACGACGTACGGGTGCAGCGACTGATCGTCGAATCCGACGGCCGCGTGGTCGGAATGTGCGCACGACAGTACGGCAACGAGGTGACGGTCCGCGCGCGCCGCGGGGTGGTGCTCGCGATGGGCAGCTTCGCGTACAACGACGCGATGGTTGCGCAGTACGCCCCGCGGATCGCCGGACGGCCGGCCGCGTCGATCGAGCAGCACGACGGTCAGGCCATCCGGATGGCGCAGGCGCTGGGCGCCGACCTGGCCCACATGGACGCCACCGAGGTGGCGATCTTCATCGACCCGCAACAGTTGGTGCGCGGCATCCTGGTCAACGGTCGCGGTCAACGCTATGTCGCCGAGGACACCTATCCGGGCCGCATCGGACAGCTCACGCTCTACCAGCAGGACAACACCGCATACCTCGTCATCGACGAGGCGGGGCAGAACGAGGCCATGGCGTCGCTCTCCCCAAAGTTGATGCTCCGCCAGCCCACCTGGGTGTGCGAAACCATCGCCGAGCTCGAAATCGAAATGGGCCTCGCGCCCGGCTCGCTGCAGGCAACCGTGGCCGCCTACAACGACGGCGCCGCACGCGGCGAAGATCCGCTGCTGCACAAGAAGCCGGAGTGGCTGCGGCCCATCGGATCTCCGGTGGGTGCGATCGATCTGCGCGAAAGCACCGGCGGCTTCACCCTGGGCGGACTGAAGACCACGCTCGATTCCGAGGTGTTGCACGTCAGCGGGGAACCGATCCCCGGTCTGTACGCGGCGGGCCGCTGCACCGCGGGCCTGGCGGCATGGGGTTACGCCAGCGGCATCTCGCTCGGCGACGGCAGCTTCTACGGGCGCCGCGCGGGCCGAGCCGCCGCCAACGCCTGA